The Chryseobacterium oranimense genome contains the following window.
GAAGTACAAGATGGGCAAGAGGGGCCAAATCTCCGGATGCTCCTACAGAACCCTGCTCCGGTACTACAGGAATAATATCTTTTTCCAGCATCAGTATCAGTCTTTCAATCACTTCCAGAGAAACTCCTGAAAATCCTTTTGATAAAGCATGAACTTTTGCAATGATCATGATTTTGGAAAGTTCTTTATGGATAGGTTTTCCTACTCCTACGGCATGGGAAATAATAAGATTATACTGCAGCTGAGCAGTTTCGTCTGCTGATATTTTGGTATCGCAAAGAGGCCCGAAACCAGTATTGATCCCATAGACACATCTATCGGACTCTACTATTTTCTGAACATTTTTCTGAGATTTTAAGATCTGTTCTTTGGCTGCTTTATTAAGTTTGGCTTTACCTGGCTTTTTACAGATTTCCAGAACATCATGGAAAGTGAAAACATCTACACCGTATATCATTGCTAAAAAATTTTCTTAAAATTACACATTTAACGATAATTGGAAAAGCTAAATTTCACCGCCTTGCATTTTTATAAACAATAAGTAAATTAATTTGTTATTTTTACTGCCAAAATTAAAAAACAATTATCAATAACTTATGAAACTTAAAATTTTACTGCTTACATTATGTCTTGCAGGTACTGCTACTTTCGCCCAGAAAGTAAAATACACTAAGGAAGACATTAAAAAAATGGAAATGTATCTCTTCAATGAAGGCTTTAATTCCCCATCTCCCAAGAAAACATCAACTATTATTTTAAAAGACGGAACAGCTCACAAAGGCTTCTGCAGCAAGATCGAAACCAAAAAAGGACAAATCTATGAGGTTTCTGTAAAGGACAGTATCACGAAAAAAAGTGAAGTCTTTAATGCTGACCAGATCAGTGAAATGTATGTATATCCTACCAATGCAGAAAAAATTGCAAAAGTTGGGAAATACATGGGAAATATCCGAAATTTCGGAACTAAAAAACTGACAAAGAATACAACCGGGGAAAGAATACACTTTGTTAACCAAACCGTTTCTCTGAAAAACAAAAAAGATGACAAGGAATTCCTGATGCAGCTTATTAATCCTGAGTTCAGTGATATTATTTCTGTCTATCATGATCCAAGGGCTAAAGAAACAACCGGATTTTCCGTAATGGGTTCCCCGCAGTTAGGTGGCGGAGTTATCAAGTCTTATTATGTAAAGAAGGGAGATAAAGTGATGTGGCTTCACAAGGATGATTTTGAAGATAACTATGATTTCCTGTTTGGCGACAATGCAGAGTTCATGAAAAAATATCCTAAAAATTCTGTTGAATGGGATTATTTCAGCTTCCTCGTGAATGAGTATACTTCAATGAACAACGGATAAAATATTAAACGATATGATTAAAAACTGCAGGAAATTCTGCAGTTTTTTTGTTCTTTTAAATCCGGGATGGATTCCGTAATTTTGTTATATGAATCCTTCTTTAGAATTACAGCTCAAAACTTTACCATCGGAACCGGGCGTTTATCGTTATTATGATAAAAACGATCAATTACTGTATGTAGGAAAAGCCAAACATTTAAAGAAAAGGGTTCTCTCCTACTTCAATAAAAACCTTCCGGGCTACCGCATTAAAATAATGGTGAGTAAGATCGTCCGCCTGGAAACAACGATCGTAAACAGTGAGTACGATGCTCTTTTACTGGAAAACAACCTGATCAAGGAGCACCGCCCTTTTTATAATGTATTGCTGAAGGATGACAAAACCTATCCCTGGATCTGCATTAAAAATGAAAGTTTCCCAAGGATATTCCTGACCAGAAATGTAATCAAGGACGGTTCTGAATATTATGGACCTTACGCAAAAGTACGTCCGGCAAAGATTTTACTGGATACCATCAAACATATTTATAAGCTAAGAACGTGTAATCTTAATCTTTCACCTTCAAAAATTGCAGAAGGAAAGTATAAGGTCTGCCTGGAATATCACATTAAAAACTGTGAAGGCCCTTGTGAAGACCTGGAAAGCAAAGAGGATTATGATGAAAAGATCGATGCTATCCGTGGGATTATCAAAGGGGATTTCCGGAAAGCTAAAGAGTATCTGGTAAATCAGATGATGAAAATGGCTTCCAACCTTAAGTTTGAAGAAGCTCAGATTATCAAGGAAAGATTGGATATCCTGGAAGATTACCAGGCTAAGAATACGGTGGTAAACCCTAATATTGATGATGTGGATGTTTTTGGAATGACCAGTGATGAAACGGCGGCTTATGTCAATTTCTTCAAGATCAGAAACGGAAATATCATCCAGAGTTTTACGACTGAAATAAAGAAAATCCTTGAAGAAACCGATGAAGATATTTTGGAAGAAGCATTGATAGAGATCCGCCAGAAATTTGGCTCCGATTCCACCGAAGTATTGCTTCCGTTCCATTTATCTGTGGAAATTCCGAATGTAAAGCTCGTCGTTCCCAAAGTTGGCGACAAAAAAAGAATTGTGGAACTTTCCGAGAAGAATGCAAAGGAATACCGTTTAGAAAAACTAAAACAGGTACAGATTGTAGATCCGGAAAGACATACGAACAGAATTATGTCCGAAATGCAAAAGCTGCTTCGGATGCCTGTAGAACCGAGACATATTGAAGGTTTCGATAACTCGAATATCCAGGGAACCAACCCCGTCTCTGCCTGTGTCGTTTTTAAAGACGGTAAGCCAAGCAAAGCAGATTACAGGATATTCCACCCGAAAACGGTAGAAGGTGCCAATGATTTCGCAACCATGGAAGAAGTAATCTACCGCCGCTATAAAAGAATGCTGGACGAAGGAGAAGATCTTCCGCAACTGATTCTGATAGACGGAGGAAAAGGACAGCTTTCCTCTGCCGTAAAAAGTTTAAAGCTATTAGGTCTTTA
Protein-coding sequences here:
- the uvrC gene encoding excinuclease ABC subunit UvrC — its product is MNPSLELQLKTLPSEPGVYRYYDKNDQLLYVGKAKHLKKRVLSYFNKNLPGYRIKIMVSKIVRLETTIVNSEYDALLLENNLIKEHRPFYNVLLKDDKTYPWICIKNESFPRIFLTRNVIKDGSEYYGPYAKVRPAKILLDTIKHIYKLRTCNLNLSPSKIAEGKYKVCLEYHIKNCEGPCEDLESKEDYDEKIDAIRGIIKGDFRKAKEYLVNQMMKMASNLKFEEAQIIKERLDILEDYQAKNTVVNPNIDDVDVFGMTSDETAAYVNFFKIRNGNIIQSFTTEIKKILEETDEDILEEALIEIRQKFGSDSTEVLLPFHLSVEIPNVKLVVPKVGDKKRIVELSEKNAKEYRLEKLKQVQIVDPERHTNRIMSEMQKLLRMPVEPRHIEGFDNSNIQGTNPVSACVVFKDGKPSKADYRIFHPKTVEGANDFATMEEVIYRRYKRMLDEGEDLPQLILIDGGKGQLSSAVKSLKLLGLYGKITIVGIAKRLEEIFFPEDSIPLYLDKKSETLKILQRVRDEAHRFGVKHHRTRRKNSTIKSELEEIPGVGEKTIELLLSKLKSVKRIKESNLETLEEILGKSKAAVIYEYFNGN